A window of the Bacteriovorax sp. PP10 genome harbors these coding sequences:
- a CDS encoding GspE/PulE family protein produces the protein MFRKEFVDVITKTGMVPIKDLRPLIIDKDPLLISELALLQFKFFDDIRFAKQIADSYNLTYIDLSKAKIPERILKIVKKSDIVKYRVLPIQKNSRAVSVAIFDPSLIRLQAELQALFQYPVEFILTSLSSWSDIFARVPDNIDDVLETIREIKADSQKKDENIKEDDIGDDVIRYVNKILAEAFVMKCSDIHIEPYENNFRIRYRQDGSLVEAARPPRALMLPIISRVKILAQMDISERRKPQDGRIKLEIGGKPIDYRVSSLPTLFGEKIVLRLLDSSNLQLDMTKLGFEPKQIEIFKEGIYRPYGMCLVTGPTGSGKTTTLYSALAELNQIDTNISTAEDPVEFNLEGINQVNVKKDIGLTFAACLKSFLRQDPDIIMVGEIRDHEVGEIAVEAALTGHMVLSTLHTNDAPSTITRLVNMGIEPFLVAAALNVVVAQRLCRKICKDCKDVDPLATKEVLVSCGISPASAEKITAYKGKGCGTCNNTGYKGRVAIYEVLEMTPSVKEILLRSGSTDEIKRQAIKEGMKTLRMCALTKVAQGLTTVDEAVSNSASDKM, from the coding sequence ATGTTCAGAAAAGAGTTTGTTGATGTCATAACTAAAACGGGAATGGTTCCAATTAAGGATCTACGCCCGCTTATTATCGACAAAGATCCATTACTGATTTCAGAACTTGCTCTACTACAATTTAAGTTTTTTGATGACATTAGATTCGCTAAGCAAATTGCTGATAGCTACAATCTTACTTATATCGATTTATCAAAAGCAAAAATCCCTGAGAGAATTTTAAAAATTGTTAAGAAGAGCGATATCGTAAAATACCGTGTTCTTCCAATTCAAAAAAACTCACGCGCAGTAAGTGTTGCGATCTTTGATCCATCTCTTATTAGATTGCAAGCTGAGCTTCAGGCATTGTTTCAATACCCAGTAGAATTTATTCTAACGAGTCTTTCATCATGGTCGGACATCTTTGCCAGAGTTCCGGATAATATTGATGACGTACTTGAGACCATTAGAGAGATCAAAGCTGATTCTCAAAAGAAAGATGAAAACATTAAAGAAGATGACATCGGTGACGACGTTATCAGATATGTTAATAAGATTCTGGCCGAAGCTTTTGTTATGAAGTGCTCTGATATTCATATCGAGCCTTATGAAAATAACTTCCGTATTCGTTACCGTCAGGATGGAAGCTTAGTTGAGGCCGCAAGACCTCCACGTGCCCTAATGCTTCCGATTATTTCGAGAGTAAAGATCTTGGCCCAGATGGATATTTCTGAAAGACGTAAGCCTCAAGATGGACGTATTAAGCTTGAAATCGGTGGTAAGCCAATCGATTATCGTGTTTCTTCACTTCCAACATTGTTTGGTGAAAAAATCGTTCTTCGACTTCTGGATTCATCAAATCTTCAGCTAGATATGACGAAGCTGGGATTTGAACCTAAGCAAATTGAGATTTTTAAGGAAGGTATTTATCGTCCTTACGGAATGTGTCTGGTTACTGGTCCTACAGGATCAGGAAAGACGACGACATTGTATTCTGCTCTGGCCGAGTTGAACCAAATTGATACTAATATTTCTACCGCGGAAGATCCTGTCGAGTTTAACCTTGAAGGTATCAACCAGGTAAACGTAAAAAAAGATATCGGATTAACATTCGCAGCTTGTTTAAAATCCTTTTTACGCCAGGATCCTGATATCATAATGGTAGGAGAGATTCGTGACCATGAGGTTGGAGAGATTGCTGTTGAGGCCGCACTTACGGGTCACATGGTTTTATCTACACTTCACACTAACGATGCACCAAGTACGATTACTCGTCTGGTGAATATGGGGATTGAACCTTTCCTTGTAGCAGCTGCACTTAACGTTGTTGTTGCTCAAAGACTTTGTAGAAAGATCTGTAAAGATTGTAAGGACGTTGATCCTCTAGCTACAAAAGAAGTTTTAGTGTCATGTGGTATTTCTCCAGCATCAGCTGAGAAGATTACTGCATACAAAGGTAAAGGTTGCGGGACATGTAATAATACTGGTTATAAAGGGCGAGTAGCCATTTATGAAGTATTAGAAATGACTCCGTCAGTGAAAGAAATTTTATTAAGATCAGGTTCAACTGATGAGATAAAGAGACAGGCAATCAAAGAAGGCATGAAGACTCTTCGAATGTGTGCTCTGACTAAAGTGGCCCAAGGGTTAACAACTGTTGATGAAGCTGTGTCGAATTCAGCTTCTGATAAAATGTAG
- a CDS encoding shikimate dehydrogenase family protein, whose product MNKYALVGKDISHSRSPEMYRKLISPSVHYDLLDYKTAEEIPSALDLLNIYDGINITSPYKKHFLTQVELTSTALEIGAINCLKKKKGKVIGENTDYLAIVDILKEMQKDYGDLEVIILGDGVMASVARLALKNLGLSFKVLSRKQTNNFNQLNLIEHFQSPTALPVVINTCAREFIFNGIIPNRALFWDFNYNFSQHSSTIPGKVHKYVDGLEMLERQALYAVAFWSK is encoded by the coding sequence ATGAATAAGTATGCATTAGTCGGCAAAGATATTTCTCATTCTCGATCTCCTGAGATGTATCGCAAGCTTATTTCACCAAGTGTTCATTATGATCTTTTGGATTATAAAACAGCAGAAGAAATTCCCAGCGCTCTTGATCTGCTAAATATCTATGATGGCATCAACATCACATCACCTTATAAAAAACACTTTTTAACTCAGGTTGAACTCACGAGCACCGCTCTTGAAATCGGAGCGATCAACTGCCTTAAAAAGAAAAAGGGTAAAGTCATAGGGGAGAATACAGACTACCTTGCGATTGTTGATATCTTAAAAGAGATGCAAAAAGATTATGGCGATCTTGAGGTGATTATTCTTGGAGATGGAGTGATGGCCTCTGTTGCCAGGCTCGCACTCAAGAATTTAGGTTTAAGCTTCAAAGTATTATCACGTAAACAAACCAACAATTTTAATCAACTAAATTTAATTGAACATTTTCAATCCCCAACTGCTTTACCCGTTGTTATTAATACGTGTGCCAGAGAATTCATTTTTAATGGTATAATCCCTAATAGGGCACTATTTTGGGACTTCAATTATAACTTTAGTCAGCATTCTTCTACTATTCCTGGCAAAGTTCATAAATATGTCGACGGGTTGGAAATGCTTGAGCGACAAGCTTTGTATGCCGTAGCATTTTGGTCTAAGTAG
- a CDS encoding bifunctional riboflavin kinase/FAD synthetase, with product MIIVKDLEELKTVYNENKVHVTIGNFDGVHVGHREFLHQIKKDCIQDHAKFVIVTFVPHPLKILKAHSGFLINTYAERRELLASCGADYLLEIDFTRDFSTLTPEEFLTKHIFSFDGISKIYLGHDFAFGANKSGDFHVAKTFCEHKKTALMLQQEYKIKSSSVSSTEVRNAILAGDIPKANELLGRNYFLSGRVIKGEGRGKKIGYPTANLGYDKELIIPAKGVYITQVKIKDMIYNSVTNIGVNPTFNTGYEVHVESHLLDFTQDIYGEEIRVSFIKKLRDEKKFPSVNDLVEQITADAELAREYFKHE from the coding sequence ATGATTATTGTTAAAGACCTTGAAGAGCTAAAAACTGTATACAATGAAAACAAAGTCCATGTGACTATTGGAAACTTTGATGGTGTCCATGTTGGGCACCGTGAGTTTTTACATCAGATAAAAAAAGACTGTATTCAAGATCATGCAAAGTTTGTGATCGTAACTTTCGTCCCGCATCCTTTAAAAATTCTTAAAGCTCATTCAGGTTTTTTAATTAATACTTATGCAGAAAGAAGAGAGCTTCTCGCAAGTTGTGGAGCAGACTACTTACTTGAAATCGACTTCACTCGAGACTTCAGCACGCTGACACCTGAAGAGTTTTTAACAAAACACATCTTTTCATTTGATGGTATTTCTAAAATCTACCTAGGTCATGATTTCGCATTTGGAGCAAATAAGTCTGGAGACTTCCATGTGGCGAAGACTTTTTGTGAGCACAAAAAAACGGCCTTAATGCTTCAACAAGAATATAAAATTAAGAGCTCTTCGGTTTCATCGACTGAAGTGAGGAATGCTATTTTAGCAGGTGATATCCCTAAGGCCAATGAGCTTCTTGGAAGAAATTACTTTCTATCAGGAAGAGTTATTAAAGGTGAGGGGCGTGGTAAAAAAATTGGTTATCCAACAGCTAACCTTGGTTACGATAAAGAATTAATTATTCCGGCCAAAGGTGTTTATATCACCCAGGTTAAGATTAAAGATATGATTTATAATTCAGTTACAAACATTGGAGTCAATCCAACGTTTAATACTGGTTATGAAGTTCATGTTGAATCTCATTTACTGGATTTCACTCAGGATATTTACGGTGAAGAAATTCGCGTAAGTTTTATCAAGAAACTTCGTGATGAAAAGAAGTTCCCAAGCGTTAACGACCTTGTTGAACAAATTACAGCTGATGCTGAATTGGCACGAGAATATTTTAAGCATGAATAA
- a CDS encoding BatD family protein: protein MKIIMFFILAMFSMALRAQEVEVVVEPKEPVINENFFVTFKIKTSGSEEPYISFTPYGASVLGKRSQGLSISTVVINGKFTTTKEQAVVYELLAERAGQVYLRNVKVEMSGKTIPVSEVRVNVLNEARRIPDAFIEAEASKTKIYLGEGLDVNYYLYFKTSISANDVKEFPKLNKFIKRFHHINAPVETVQYKGQVFKRILAYSARLYAEKVGSAVLDPMTISVQMIENDYSGFGFGSQRYKNKDLSSPRIEVEVLALPSEGVPSSFTGLIGEHEFNLSVPKGKYLVNEPIEIKLEVKGKGAVENFDAPVIYADNNLEQFDTKSEVTEMGMQAAKKVFEYTLLARGPVKIPAREMAFAYFEPSSGKYIEKKISVPGIEVSGVAAATNGSGETKPEATTPAAEGNNFLNSLFKNKKEVAVEKNQIGLVGPNLSGQGQWFDRGFLVLNTILGLLLVIVGIQWGLSARNSSGPKNISQLIKRDIAVMKKKGLRYSELYHVLVALDKTNKMAAGGISITNVINDSQLSNEAKNYFKNALSFTEGGAYAEGKRNGQNVVFEKKHFNELMKNL, encoded by the coding sequence ATGAAGATAATAATGTTTTTTATTCTGGCAATGTTTTCAATGGCCCTTCGTGCTCAAGAAGTCGAAGTTGTTGTAGAGCCTAAAGAGCCGGTTATCAATGAAAACTTTTTTGTTACTTTCAAGATTAAAACTTCAGGAAGTGAAGAGCCCTATATTTCGTTCACTCCTTATGGTGCTTCTGTTTTAGGAAAAAGATCACAAGGTCTTTCTATTTCCACAGTCGTTATCAATGGTAAGTTTACAACGACAAAAGAACAGGCCGTAGTTTATGAACTGCTTGCTGAAAGAGCAGGGCAGGTCTACCTAAGAAACGTTAAAGTTGAAATGTCTGGAAAAACTATTCCAGTAAGTGAAGTTAGAGTAAACGTCCTAAATGAAGCCCGAAGAATCCCAGATGCTTTTATTGAAGCAGAAGCCTCAAAAACAAAAATCTATTTGGGAGAAGGACTTGATGTTAATTACTATCTTTATTTCAAAACATCTATTTCTGCTAATGATGTAAAAGAGTTTCCTAAGTTAAATAAATTTATTAAACGCTTTCACCACATCAATGCACCAGTAGAAACGGTTCAATATAAAGGACAAGTTTTTAAAAGAATTCTCGCTTATTCAGCAAGGCTCTATGCTGAAAAGGTAGGTTCAGCAGTCCTGGACCCAATGACGATTTCTGTTCAGATGATAGAAAATGATTACAGTGGTTTTGGATTTGGATCTCAAAGATATAAGAATAAAGACCTCTCAAGTCCACGCATTGAAGTTGAAGTACTGGCCCTTCCTTCTGAAGGTGTGCCAAGTAGCTTTACTGGATTAATTGGAGAGCATGAATTCAATCTTTCAGTCCCTAAAGGAAAGTATCTGGTTAATGAACCAATCGAAATTAAATTAGAAGTAAAAGGTAAGGGGGCCGTTGAAAATTTCGATGCTCCAGTTATCTATGCAGATAATAATCTAGAGCAATTTGATACAAAATCTGAAGTAACAGAAATGGGGATGCAAGCAGCAAAGAAAGTTTTTGAATACACACTTTTAGCAAGAGGCCCGGTTAAGATTCCAGCAAGAGAAATGGCCTTTGCTTATTTTGAACCAAGCTCAGGAAAATATATTGAGAAAAAGATCTCTGTGCCTGGAATTGAAGTTAGTGGTGTTGCGGCCGCGACGAATGGAAGCGGTGAAACTAAACCTGAGGCCACAACTCCAGCGGCCGAAGGAAACAATTTTTTAAATTCATTATTTAAAAATAAGAAAGAAGTCGCAGTAGAGAAAAATCAAATAGGTCTTGTTGGCCCTAATCTATCCGGGCAAGGACAGTGGTTTGATCGTGGGTTCCTGGTTTTAAATACGATATTAGGGCTACTTTTAGTTATCGTTGGAATTCAGTGGGGATTATCAGCAAGAAATAGTTCTGGTCCAAAGAATATTTCGCAATTGATCAAACGCGATATCGCTGTAATGAAAAAGAAAGGTCTTCGTTATTCAGAGCTTTATCATGTACTGGTTGCCCTGGATAAAACAAATAAAATGGCCGCAGGTGGAATTTCAATTACAAATGTTATAAATGATAGTCAGTTATCAAATGAAGCTAAAAACTATTTCAAAAATGCATTGAGTTTTACCGAAGGTGGGGCGTATGCTGAAGGAAAGAGAAACGGCCAGAATGTCGTTTTTGAGAAAAAACATTTTAATGAACTGATGAAAAATTTATGA
- a CDS encoding vWA domain-containing protein, with translation MNFSNTQYLPHIIIGSIIFAILIIYLNSKYFKWVKTYWFFERTWLSRFSTLIYVISLFLMFVSLLDLRGPEEKVKTNLPDQKTIIILDSSSSMLAEDIRPSRFGKAIQLARHFVKSAAGHQISVVLFSDIQKRLIPFTDDIDLLDSRLAALEKTNAVSGGSNIGQAISEAVGYFDTDGDRKAANGNILVFTDAEESDGSFDVDLGNNINLAVVGIGTAKGANIPLRWEDGSFRGYKTNKGEPVVTKLDEEYIKKIGKNVKNYKYWIANSYSLPTEDIMNFFRGTYNKANGKGDMRVRPVFSHLILIPAIILYCFSIVLGRFASFKTVASLLVIALLSFNAGAYAQDSQEEEKKEKPLPPALLKEMQKMKDGKADRKEILKIAENLLKNNDEKRASELYKEYARPEDEQQVVFNRATALLKAHKLDEAMPLIQQIYKGANEEIKDKMRHNLLLTMNDDKKGQDKNKDDKKDDKKDDKKDDKKDGEKDKKDKDGKQDDKKEDKKDGKGQDNKDSKDPKNGQDQKQDKKDNKDNKDKKDEKEKKDPKDLDKPDRPDTAPKSLQEKEKMIEQKRKMVKTPAMVKQILNDDRELQKKMMDTSTNERGAPKPKRDW, from the coding sequence ATGAATTTTAGCAACACTCAGTATCTCCCACATATTATTATTGGAAGTATCATCTTTGCGATACTCATCATCTATTTAAATTCTAAATACTTTAAATGGGTGAAGACCTATTGGTTTTTTGAAAGAACATGGCTTAGCCGTTTCTCCACACTGATTTATGTCATCAGTTTATTCCTAATGTTTGTTTCTCTATTGGACTTAAGAGGTCCGGAAGAAAAAGTTAAAACGAATCTTCCAGATCAAAAAACCATCATTATTTTAGATAGCTCATCTAGTATGTTGGCAGAAGATATTCGTCCTAGTCGTTTTGGAAAAGCCATTCAGCTGGCACGTCACTTTGTTAAAAGTGCAGCAGGACATCAGATTTCAGTCGTTCTATTTTCTGATATCCAAAAACGTTTAATCCCTTTTACAGATGATATTGATTTACTTGATTCAAGATTAGCAGCACTGGAAAAAACAAATGCTGTGTCCGGAGGATCAAATATTGGGCAAGCGATTTCTGAAGCTGTTGGATATTTTGATACAGATGGGGACAGGAAGGCCGCTAATGGAAATATCTTAGTTTTTACCGATGCAGAAGAAAGTGATGGATCATTTGATGTAGACCTGGGAAATAATATCAACCTAGCGGTTGTTGGTATTGGGACAGCTAAAGGCGCTAATATTCCTCTGAGATGGGAAGATGGATCTTTTAGAGGTTATAAAACAAATAAAGGTGAACCTGTCGTTACGAAACTTGATGAAGAATATATTAAGAAGATTGGTAAGAACGTAAAAAATTACAAGTATTGGATTGCGAATTCTTATTCCTTACCAACAGAAGATATTATGAACTTTTTCAGAGGCACTTATAATAAGGCCAATGGAAAAGGAGATATGCGAGTGCGTCCGGTATTTTCTCATTTGATCCTAATCCCAGCGATTATTTTATACTGCTTTTCAATTGTTCTAGGAAGATTTGCTAGTTTTAAAACAGTTGCAAGTTTATTGGTCATTGCGCTTTTATCTTTTAATGCTGGTGCCTACGCGCAAGACTCGCAAGAAGAAGAGAAGAAGGAAAAACCTCTTCCACCTGCACTATTAAAAGAGATGCAGAAAATGAAAGACGGTAAGGCCGATCGCAAAGAGATTTTAAAGATCGCTGAGAATCTTTTGAAAAACAATGATGAGAAACGCGCCAGTGAATTGTATAAAGAATATGCAAGGCCTGAAGACGAACAACAAGTCGTCTTTAACAGAGCAACGGCCCTTCTAAAAGCACATAAGTTAGATGAAGCGATGCCACTCATTCAACAGATTTATAAGGGTGCGAATGAAGAAATAAAAGATAAAATGCGCCACAATCTTCTTCTGACTATGAATGATGATAAGAAGGGGCAGGACAAGAATAAAGACGATAAGAAGGATGACAAGAAGGACGATAAAAAAGACGACAAGAAAGATGGCGAAAAAGATAAAAAAGATAAAGACGGAAAACAAGACGACAAAAAAGAAGATAAGAAAGACGGGAAAGGGCAGGATAACAAAGACAGTAAAGATCCAAAAAATGGCCAGGATCAAAAACAAGATAAAAAAGACAATAAGGATAACAAAGATAAGAAAGACGAAAAAGAAAAGAAAGATCCTAAAGATCTAGATAAACCTGATCGTCCAGACACCGCTCCCAAGTCATTACAAGAAAAAGAAAAAATGATTGAGCAAAAAAGAAAAATGGTAAAAACGCCTGCCATGGTTAAGCAGATACTAAATGATGACCGTGAACTGCAAAAGAAGATGATGGATACTTCCACTAATGAGCGTGGAGCACCTAAACCTAAGAGAGACTGGTAA
- a CDS encoding VWA domain-containing protein — translation MNFEFQHIHYAIFGGVGLIFWIIGFFYWFKKPQLFIPSKYKKKGIPILRSLIFIMGVVSWLYISFALAGPRRPMGMDKNTIEVNDIFIVLDLSRSMLAEDLKPNRFEAAKQKIQDFVALFPRDRIGIVIFAEKVFTLLPLSTDLNLINKMVAQIKLGVLGDGTNIGDALALGVGRLLQSLAKNKVIILLTDGVSNVGTLTPLQAAEMAAEQKIKIYTIGIGGAKDARIPVGANMFGVQRYQVIPGGSVDEKGLQEIARITGGKFYMARDNKALQNVLGDINKLERTEIEQSGKIIYEELYFKYLLIGVLLLIGAELSRRLLLREGP, via the coding sequence ATGAATTTTGAATTTCAACATATCCATTATGCTATTTTCGGTGGAGTCGGTTTGATCTTTTGGATCATCGGCTTCTTTTATTGGTTTAAAAAACCTCAGCTTTTTATTCCCTCGAAATATAAGAAAAAAGGCATTCCTATTCTAAGAAGTTTGATCTTCATTATGGGAGTCGTGAGTTGGTTATATATTTCATTTGCTCTTGCCGGTCCTCGCAGACCTATGGGAATGGATAAAAACACTATTGAGGTTAACGATATTTTTATTGTTCTCGACTTATCAAGATCAATGCTTGCTGAAGACTTGAAGCCCAATAGATTTGAAGCAGCAAAACAAAAGATTCAGGACTTCGTTGCACTTTTTCCACGCGATCGAATTGGAATTGTTATTTTTGCAGAAAAAGTTTTTACACTCCTTCCGTTATCTACTGATTTAAATCTGATTAATAAAATGGTCGCCCAGATTAAGTTAGGTGTGCTGGGAGATGGAACGAATATCGGTGATGCTCTTGCCTTAGGCGTTGGTCGTCTTCTTCAGTCTTTGGCGAAAAATAAAGTCATTATTCTTCTTACGGATGGAGTAAGTAACGTAGGGACACTTACGCCACTTCAGGCAGCAGAGATGGCGGCTGAACAAAAAATTAAGATTTACACGATTGGGATTGGAGGAGCAAAAGACGCACGCATTCCAGTTGGCGCCAATATGTTTGGGGTTCAACGCTATCAAGTCATTCCAGGTGGAAGTGTAGATGAAAAAGGTCTTCAAGAAATCGCTCGTATTACTGGCGGGAAGTTTTATATGGCCCGAGATAATAAGGCCCTTCAAAACGTTTTAGGTGATATTAATAAACTTGAGCGCACGGAAATTGAGCAATCTGGAAAGATTATCTATGAAGAGCTGTATTTCAAATATCTTTTAATCGGAGTTCTGCTTTTAATCGGGGCCGAATTATCCAGACGTCTACTCCTTAGGGAGGGCCCATGA
- a CDS encoding DUF58 domain-containing protein yields MNINEVRKVVGKLRANLFKRANSHSIGILKTNIKGTGLQFKEHQVYNFGDDIRFIDWKILAKTSHPYVKTFNEERNVEIVVVIDASTTMMTGFNGVSKLQAAIEICCLLYLLAKETSDFVHALIITDEIIDVPKLSGDKGITHLISVLEEKNIITSKGKVNYERRFEENVDKKKKYISIMKHLSRKREIILLSDFNDFVDADVMKKLLARSNVHCFQILSPLDEAKTLPYSLHASASPKGSSSLGKYDFSGKKDLAHEYGKKFKRLRVQEKYLENFVKEMR; encoded by the coding sequence ATGAACATAAACGAAGTTAGAAAAGTTGTTGGGAAGCTTAGGGCCAATCTTTTTAAGAGGGCTAACTCCCATTCAATTGGAATACTTAAAACCAATATTAAAGGAACAGGTCTCCAGTTTAAGGAGCACCAGGTTTATAATTTTGGTGATGATATCAGATTCATCGACTGGAAAATTCTGGCGAAGACGAGTCATCCTTATGTAAAGACTTTCAATGAAGAACGTAACGTTGAGATCGTTGTCGTGATTGATGCTTCAACGACAATGATGACTGGATTCAACGGGGTTTCTAAACTTCAGGCCGCTATTGAAATTTGCTGCTTACTTTACTTACTAGCTAAAGAGACAAGTGACTTTGTCCACGCCTTGATTATTACAGACGAAATTATCGATGTTCCAAAGTTATCTGGGGATAAAGGAATTACTCACTTAATTTCAGTGTTAGAAGAAAAAAATATCATTACGAGTAAAGGCAAAGTGAACTATGAACGCCGCTTCGAAGAAAATGTTGATAAAAAGAAAAAATATATCTCGATCATGAAGCACTTAAGTCGCAAAAGAGAAATTATTCTCCTTTCTGATTTTAATGATTTTGTAGATGCAGATGTAATGAAAAAGTTATTGGCCAGATCGAATGTCCATTGCTTTCAAATACTATCCCCATTAGATGAAGCAAAAACCCTTCCATACTCACTGCATGCTTCAGCAAGCCCTAAGGGTTCATCCAGCTTAGGGAAATACGATTTTTCTGGCAAAAAAGACCTGGCCCATGAGTATGGGAAAAAATTTAAGAGATTAAGAGTGCAAGAAAAGTATTTAGAAAACTTTGTAAAGGAGATGAGATGA
- a CDS encoding AAA family ATPase, with protein MSTEIRSRINEALTQAKSVIFGQDNLLDAIMASLICEGHLLIEGMPGLGKTLSVSTISKLCDLSFKRIQFTPDLLPSDLIGTMIYSQKNEEFSTKFGPIFTQLLLADEINRAPAKVQAALLEAMAEKQVTIGDETHRLSSPFVVLATQNPIEQEGTYQLPEAQLDRFMMKVNVDYPSFASEKNIIDLKKNAVNKLSAVLSTDDLLTAQELVDAIYVDDKIKDLIVKIVHATRPDSEYFPKEYKGVIVAGASPRAVIWLYRVSKFMAFMEGKDFVTPDHILKIVPSVLGHRIILSYEASIDNFKGSDVALKIAKSLV; from the coding sequence ATGAGTACTGAAATCAGATCACGTATTAATGAAGCATTAACACAGGCCAAAAGTGTAATCTTTGGGCAAGACAATTTATTAGACGCCATCATGGCCTCTCTTATTTGTGAAGGTCACTTACTTATCGAAGGTATGCCAGGACTTGGTAAAACACTTTCGGTCTCAACAATCAGTAAACTTTGCGACCTGTCGTTTAAAAGAATTCAGTTCACACCAGATTTACTTCCATCAGACTTAATTGGGACAATGATTTACAGTCAGAAAAACGAAGAATTCAGTACGAAATTTGGTCCGATTTTCACTCAGCTTTTACTGGCCGATGAGATTAACCGTGCTCCGGCAAAAGTTCAGGCAGCTCTATTAGAAGCAATGGCCGAGAAACAAGTCACAATCGGGGATGAAACGCACAGACTGTCTTCACCATTCGTTGTTCTTGCCACTCAAAACCCAATTGAGCAGGAAGGAACATATCAACTTCCAGAAGCTCAGCTTGACCGTTTCATGATGAAAGTGAATGTTGATTATCCATCATTTGCTTCAGAGAAAAATATTATTGATCTTAAGAAAAATGCAGTTAATAAATTATCAGCTGTTTTATCGACTGATGATCTTCTTACTGCCCAAGAGCTAGTTGACGCTATTTACGTTGATGACAAAATTAAAGACCTGATTGTAAAAATTGTTCATGCAACAAGACCAGATTCTGAATATTTTCCAAAAGAGTATAAGGGAGTGATCGTTGCAGGTGCTTCACCAAGAGCAGTGATCTGGTTATATAGAGTTTCAAAATTCATGGCCTTCATGGAAGGAAAGGATTTCGTTACACCTGACCATATATTAAAAATTGTACCAAGTGTTTTAGGACACAGAATAATTCTTTCTTACGAAGCTTCAATTGATAATTTTAAAGGATCTGATGTTGCATTGAAAATTGCAAAATCGCTTGTATAA